A window of the Henckelia pumila isolate YLH828 chromosome 3, ASM3356847v2, whole genome shotgun sequence genome harbors these coding sequences:
- the LOC140890446 gene encoding uncharacterized protein isoform X2, translating to MLFRRVKFRFSNIHLPVHESCHIALGKDIQWRVQKENLETGITENVLTRDSQNVKNSILPPLVRALKASAEENVASFHFPGHNRGRAAPSSLIQLIGSRPFLYDLPELPELDNLFAPEGPILDAQKRAAELFGASETWFLVGGSTCGVQAAIMATCMPGDTLILPRNSHISAVSAMVLSGAVPKYIIPEYDPKWDISGGITPLQVEQAIKELEMERRRPAAVLVVSPSYHGICCDIDAISKLCHSHKIPIIVDEAHGAHFGFHKQLPSSALAQGADLVVQSTHKVLCSLTQSSMLHFSGNLIDRDRICRCLQMLQSSSPSYLLLASLDAARAQLSDNQGTVFNRAMELAFEAKSMINEIPGISLLNFIDVPRFPAIDPLRFTVGVWNLGLSGYEADNTLCRDFGIVSELVGTVSFTLAFNLGTTRDQILRLVSGLRHLSMTFLRSNNEENFMIDVRHFTPFTEFNMALSPREAFFARKRKVSIEDSVGEISGELICPYPPGIPALIPGEVITETALKYLLHIISKGASISGAADHLLSSLVVCDS from the exons ATGCTGTTTCGACGAGTGAAATTCAGATTTTCAAACATACATTTACCTGTCCAT GAGAGTTGCCACATAGCACTGGGGAAGGATATACAATGGAGGGTGCAGAAGGAAAATTTAGAAACTGGCATAACAGAAAATGTTCTCACTAGAGATTCTCAGAACGTCAAGAACTCCATCCTACCTCCTCTTGTTCGTGCATTAAAAGCATCTGCAGAAGAAAATGTAGCCAGTTTTCACTTCCCAGGACATAACAGAGGGCGAGCAGCGCCATCATCATTGATTCAGCTGATTGGTTCAAGGCCATTTCTATACGACTTACCAGAGCTTCCAGAGCTCGACAATCTTTTTGCTCCAGAAGGGCCTATTTTGGATGCACAAAAAAGGGCTGCTGAGCTTTTTGGAGCATCAGAGACGTGGTTTCTTGTCGGGGGCAGTACATGTGGAGTTCAGGCAGCAATTATGGCTACTTGTATGCCTGGAGACACTCTCATTCTTCCTCGAAATTCTCATATTTCTGCAGTATCTGCCATGGTATTATCTGGTGCTGTGCCCAAGTATATTATCCCAGAGTATGATCCTAAATGGGACATTTCTGGTGGCATCACTCCTTTACAG GTTGAGCAAGCAATCAAGGAACTAGAGATGGAAAGACGAAGACCAGCAGCTGTTTTAGTCGTTTCACCTAGTTATCATGGAATTTGCTGCGACATTGACGCAATCTCAAAACTTTGTCACAGTCATAAGATCCCGATAATCGTCGATGAGGCACATGGAGCTCATTTCGGATTCCACAAGCAGCTTCCTAGCTCAGCACTTGCTCAAGGAGCTGATCTTGTTGTGCAGTCTACTCACAAGGTTCTTTGCTCTCTAACACAATCATCAATGCTCCATTTTTCAGGTAATCTTATAGACCGGGATAGAATTTGCAGGTGCCTGCAAATGCTTCAAAGCAGTAGCCCGAGTTATTTGTTGTTAGCTTCACTCGATGCAGCTAGAGCTCAACTAAGTGATAACCAGGGAACTGTTTTCAACAGAGCTATGGAGCTAGCTTTTGAAGCAAAAAGTATGATAAACGAAATTCCCGGAATCTCACTCCTTAACTTTATAGACGTCCCAAGATTCCCAGCTATCGATCCATTACGGTTCACGGTTGGTGTATGGAATCTCGGTCTTTCTGGTTACGAAGCGGACAACACCCTGTGCAGGGATTTCGGGATAGTTTCTGAACTTGTTGGGACAGTATCTTTTACATTAGCATTCAACCTCGGAACAACAAGAGATCAAATCTTGAGGCTTGTTTCCGGTTTGAGGCATCTGTCAATGACTTTCTTGCGTTCGAATAACGAAGAAAATTTCATGATTGATGTGAGACATTTCACGCCTTTTACAGAGTTTAACATGGCTTTGAGTCCTAGAGAAGCCTTTTTTGCACGTAAGAGAAAAGTGAGTATTGAGGATAGTGTTGGTGAGATAAGCGGGGAGCTTATTTGCCCTTATCCACCAGGAATTCCGGCTCTGATCCCTGGCGAAGTTATCACCGAAACAGCGCTGAAATATTTATTACATATTATAAGTAAAGGTGCTAGTATCAGCGGAGCTGCGGATCATCTCCTCTCCTCCCTCGTTGTATGTGATTCTTGA
- the LOC140890446 gene encoding uncharacterized protein isoform X1, giving the protein MTPVYSETDLSLSLSLSLSLICERDMSWSLSYGHYWTFKPIKRPRACVSQESCHIALGKDIQWRVQKENLETGITENVLTRDSQNVKNSILPPLVRALKASAEENVASFHFPGHNRGRAAPSSLIQLIGSRPFLYDLPELPELDNLFAPEGPILDAQKRAAELFGASETWFLVGGSTCGVQAAIMATCMPGDTLILPRNSHISAVSAMVLSGAVPKYIIPEYDPKWDISGGITPLQVEQAIKELEMERRRPAAVLVVSPSYHGICCDIDAISKLCHSHKIPIIVDEAHGAHFGFHKQLPSSALAQGADLVVQSTHKVLCSLTQSSMLHFSGNLIDRDRICRCLQMLQSSSPSYLLLASLDAARAQLSDNQGTVFNRAMELAFEAKSMINEIPGISLLNFIDVPRFPAIDPLRFTVGVWNLGLSGYEADNTLCRDFGIVSELVGTVSFTLAFNLGTTRDQILRLVSGLRHLSMTFLRSNNEENFMIDVRHFTPFTEFNMALSPREAFFARKRKVSIEDSVGEISGELICPYPPGIPALIPGEVITETALKYLLHIISKGASISGAADHLLSSLVVCDS; this is encoded by the exons ATGACGCCCGTCTACTCCGAAACtgatctctctctctctctctctctctctctctctctcatatGCGAGCGAGATATG AGCTGGAGTCTGAGTTATGGCCATTATTGGACTTTCAAGCCCATCAAAAGACCAAGAGCCTGTGTTTCCCAG GAGAGTTGCCACATAGCACTGGGGAAGGATATACAATGGAGGGTGCAGAAGGAAAATTTAGAAACTGGCATAACAGAAAATGTTCTCACTAGAGATTCTCAGAACGTCAAGAACTCCATCCTACCTCCTCTTGTTCGTGCATTAAAAGCATCTGCAGAAGAAAATGTAGCCAGTTTTCACTTCCCAGGACATAACAGAGGGCGAGCAGCGCCATCATCATTGATTCAGCTGATTGGTTCAAGGCCATTTCTATACGACTTACCAGAGCTTCCAGAGCTCGACAATCTTTTTGCTCCAGAAGGGCCTATTTTGGATGCACAAAAAAGGGCTGCTGAGCTTTTTGGAGCATCAGAGACGTGGTTTCTTGTCGGGGGCAGTACATGTGGAGTTCAGGCAGCAATTATGGCTACTTGTATGCCTGGAGACACTCTCATTCTTCCTCGAAATTCTCATATTTCTGCAGTATCTGCCATGGTATTATCTGGTGCTGTGCCCAAGTATATTATCCCAGAGTATGATCCTAAATGGGACATTTCTGGTGGCATCACTCCTTTACAG GTTGAGCAAGCAATCAAGGAACTAGAGATGGAAAGACGAAGACCAGCAGCTGTTTTAGTCGTTTCACCTAGTTATCATGGAATTTGCTGCGACATTGACGCAATCTCAAAACTTTGTCACAGTCATAAGATCCCGATAATCGTCGATGAGGCACATGGAGCTCATTTCGGATTCCACAAGCAGCTTCCTAGCTCAGCACTTGCTCAAGGAGCTGATCTTGTTGTGCAGTCTACTCACAAGGTTCTTTGCTCTCTAACACAATCATCAATGCTCCATTTTTCAGGTAATCTTATAGACCGGGATAGAATTTGCAGGTGCCTGCAAATGCTTCAAAGCAGTAGCCCGAGTTATTTGTTGTTAGCTTCACTCGATGCAGCTAGAGCTCAACTAAGTGATAACCAGGGAACTGTTTTCAACAGAGCTATGGAGCTAGCTTTTGAAGCAAAAAGTATGATAAACGAAATTCCCGGAATCTCACTCCTTAACTTTATAGACGTCCCAAGATTCCCAGCTATCGATCCATTACGGTTCACGGTTGGTGTATGGAATCTCGGTCTTTCTGGTTACGAAGCGGACAACACCCTGTGCAGGGATTTCGGGATAGTTTCTGAACTTGTTGGGACAGTATCTTTTACATTAGCATTCAACCTCGGAACAACAAGAGATCAAATCTTGAGGCTTGTTTCCGGTTTGAGGCATCTGTCAATGACTTTCTTGCGTTCGAATAACGAAGAAAATTTCATGATTGATGTGAGACATTTCACGCCTTTTACAGAGTTTAACATGGCTTTGAGTCCTAGAGAAGCCTTTTTTGCACGTAAGAGAAAAGTGAGTATTGAGGATAGTGTTGGTGAGATAAGCGGGGAGCTTATTTGCCCTTATCCACCAGGAATTCCGGCTCTGATCCCTGGCGAAGTTATCACCGAAACAGCGCTGAAATATTTATTACATATTATAAGTAAAGGTGCTAGTATCAGCGGAGCTGCGGATCATCTCCTCTCCTCCCTCGTTGTATGTGATTCTTGA
- the LOC140887849 gene encoding conserved oligomeric Golgi complex subunit 8: protein MAMLQVPANHDVSPEMSNLLPLATADQQPYVSELLSFTLDRLHKEPELLRVDAERIRRQMQEVAVGNYRAFIAAADALLEIREEVSAVDRHLESLIAQIPKLTSGCSEFVDSAEQILEKRTMNQTLLANHSTLLDLLETPQLMDTCVRNGNYDEALDLEAFVAKLTTMHPKIPVIQALAAEVRQTTQSLLSQLLQKLRSNIQLPECLRIIGYLRRIGVFSEYEMRLQFLRCREAWLTGKLDDLDQRNPYEYLKGMVDCHRVNLFDVVNQYRAIFADDTSGSEENYDGGLLFDWAMHQISLHLKTLKVMLPKISEGGSLSNILDQCMYCAMGLGWVGLDFRGLLPPLFEEAVLNLFSKNMSTAVKNFQLVLDSHRWVPLPAVGFPTSGFSDDSLDGVSPPSNLMEHPPLAVFINGVSAAMNELRPCAPLSLKHVLAQELVKGLQAVSDSLLRYNTTRMLRSNESALFFKLCQAFIEVAFPHCVTCFNRCYPGGAVLIADAKNLFEGIGRLLATSPSRELPKPIRNSEAKVATENGNGPVVENGVLHSIERTVSATLDENDENEHSSPSLQIVETNVDVQRSPVP from the exons ATGGCGATGCTACAAGTTCCGGCGAACCACGACGTATCGCCGGAGATGTCGAATCTTCTCCCGCTTGCCACCGCCGACCAGCAGCCTTACGTATCCGAACTTCTCTCTTTCACTCTAGATCGTCTCCACAAG GAACCGGAATTGTTGAGAGTGGATGCGGAGAGAATCCGGCGGCAGATGCAGGAGGTGGCGGTGGGGAATTACCGTGCATTCATCGCCGCGGCAGATGCGCTGCTCGAGATCCGAGAGGAGGTTTCTGCTGTCGATAGGCATCTCgagtctttg ATAGCTCAAATTCCAAAGCTTACATCTGGATGTTCTGAGTTTGTTGATTCAGCAGAACAAATTTTGGAGAAAAGGACGATGAATCAGACACTACTTGCTAATCATAGTACTTTGCTTGATTTGCTTGAAACTCCTCAGCTCATGGACAC TTGTGTGAGAAATGGAAACTATGACGAGGCTCTTGACTTAGAGGCATTCGTTGCAAAACTTACAACAATGCACCCAAA AATTCCTGTTATTCAGGCTCTGGCTGCTGAAGTCCGGCAGACCACACAGTCTCTTCTTTCTCAGCTTCTACAGAAACTTAGATCAAACATTCAA CTGCCAGAATGCCTCCGGATAATTGGATACTTGCGCCGCATTGGAGTATTTAGTGAGTACGAGATGCGCCTACAG TTTTTAAGGTGCCGAGAAGCATGGCTTACGGGGAAACTTGACGATTTAGACCAGAGAAATCCTTATGAATATTTAAAAGGGATGGTAGATTGTCACAGAGTGAATCTTTTTGACGTTGTTAACCAATACCGAGCTATATTTGCGGATGACACATCAGGGAGTGAAGAAAATTATGATGGTGGCCTTCTCTTTGACTGGGCCATGCATCAGATTTCCTTGCACCTGAAGACTCTGAAAGTGATGCTTCCTAAGATAAGTGAAGGTGGATCGTTGTCCAATATTCTGGATCAGTGCATG TATTGTGCTATGGGCCTTGGATGGGTTGGATTGGATTTCCGAGGATTACTTCCCCCTTTATTTGAAGA AGCAGTGCTTAATTTATTTTCGAAGAACATGAGTACGGCTGTTAAAAATTTTCAG TTAGTCTTGGATTCTCATCGTTGGGTTCCATTACCAGCAGTTGGCTTCCCCACCAGTGGTTTCAGTGATGACAGTTTGGATGGTGTTAGTCCTCCATCAAATCTCATGGAGCATCCACCTCTTGCTGTGTTTATCAATG GTGTATCTGCAGCAATGAATGAACTACGTCCTTGTGCCCCACTCAGTTTAAAACATGTGCTTGCACAAGAGCTAGTAAAGGGTTTGCAAGCTGTTTCTGATTCTCTATTGAGATACAATACAACTAGGATGCTCAGAAGCAATGAATCCGCCCTTTTTTTTAAACTTTGCCAAGCATTCATTGAG GTGGCTTTTCCGCATTGTGTTACGTGCTTCAATCGGTGTTACCCTGGTGGGGCTGTTCTGATCGCAGATGCCAAGAACTTGTTTGAAGGAATTGGCCGTCTTTTAGCAACTTCTCCTTCAAGAGAGCTACCAAAACCTATTCGCAATTCTGAGGCCAAAGTTGCAACAGAGAACGGTAATGGACCTGTGGTTGAAAATGGTGTCCTGCATAGTATTGAGCGAACTGTCAGTGCCACCTTAGACGAAAATGACGAAAATGAACATAGCAGTCCCAGTTTACAAATTGTGGAGACAAATGTAGATGTTCAACGATCACCTGTTCCATAA